Proteins encoded in a region of the Sphingomonas sp. HMP9 genome:
- the recA gene encoding recombinase RecA — translation MAANLKVIDTGMATATNDRQKALDAALAQIDRAFGKGSAMRLGSKETMQVEVISTGSLGLDIALGVGGLPRGRVIEIYGPESSGKTTLALHVIAEAQKGGGTAAFVDAEHALDPVYAKKLGVNIDELIVSQPDTGEQALEIVDTLVRSNAIDVLVVDSVAALVPRAEIEGEMGDSHVGLQARLMSQSLRKLTGSISRSRCMVIFINQLRMKIGVMYGNPETTTGGNALKFYASVRLDIRRIGAIKAGEEVTGNQTRVKVVKNKVAPPFKQVEFDIMYGQGVSKLGEILDLGVKAGLVEKSGAWFSYDSVRLGQGRENSKTFLKDNPETADRLEKQIRARTDKVAEEMMAGPEDGDDV, via the coding sequence ATGGCCGCTAATCTGAAAGTGATCGACACCGGCATGGCAACCGCAACCAACGACCGCCAGAAGGCGCTCGACGCCGCGCTCGCGCAGATCGACCGCGCGTTCGGCAAGGGCTCGGCGATGCGCCTGGGTTCCAAGGAAACGATGCAGGTCGAGGTCATCTCGACCGGCTCGCTCGGGCTCGACATCGCGCTCGGCGTCGGCGGCCTGCCGCGCGGCCGCGTGATCGAGATCTACGGGCCGGAAAGCTCGGGCAAGACCACGCTCGCGCTCCACGTGATCGCCGAGGCGCAGAAGGGTGGCGGCACTGCCGCGTTCGTCGATGCCGAGCACGCGCTCGACCCGGTCTATGCCAAGAAGCTCGGCGTCAACATCGACGAGCTGATCGTGTCGCAGCCCGATACCGGCGAGCAGGCGCTCGAGATCGTCGATACGCTCGTCCGCTCGAACGCGATCGACGTGCTCGTGGTCGATTCGGTCGCCGCGCTCGTGCCGCGCGCGGAAATCGAGGGCGAGATGGGCGACAGCCATGTCGGCCTCCAGGCGCGCCTGATGTCGCAGTCGTTGCGCAAGCTGACTGGCTCGATCAGCCGATCGCGCTGCATGGTGATCTTCATCAACCAGCTGCGCATGAAGATCGGCGTGATGTACGGCAACCCGGAGACGACGACGGGCGGCAACGCGCTGAAGTTCTACGCCTCGGTCCGCCTCGACATCCGCCGCATCGGCGCGATCAAGGCCGGCGAAGAGGTGACGGGCAACCAGACGCGCGTGAAGGTCGTCAAGAACAAGGTCGCGCCGCCGTTCAAGCAGGTCGAGTTCGACATCATGTATGGGCAGGGTGTCTCGAAGCTCGGCGAGATCCTCGATCTCGGCGTGAAGGCAGGCCTCGTGGAGAAGTCGGGCGCGTGGTTCAGCTACGATAGCGTCCGTCTCGGTCAGGGTCGCGAGAATTCGAAGACCTTCCTCAAGGACAACCCCGAAACCGCCGACCGCCTCGAAAAGCAGATCCGTGCGCGCACCGACAAGGTCGCCGAGGAAATGATGGCCGGCCCCGAAGACGGCGACGACGTCTAA
- a CDS encoding class I SAM-dependent methyltransferase — MTTGFDWTGRIGDVWAEEWRRTDRSFATLTPHLNAAILAAASPQTANVIDIGCGAGATTMATAHALPNATVTGIDLSPTLIETARQRAGDQTNAQFECADITVAAAHHAPVDLYVSRHGVMFFADPVAAFATLAAAAAPDATLVFSCFAERAANRWATETIAATGGDADAPATTAPGPFAFADPGHVADILANAGWHAEPPRRIDFAYRAGGGPDPVADAVDYFRRIGPAASAIRDSAPEEREHYIARLTQVCDRHRIDDTVEFPAVAWIWTARTAAG, encoded by the coding sequence ATGACCACAGGCTTTGACTGGACTGGCAGGATTGGCGACGTCTGGGCCGAGGAATGGCGCCGCACCGATCGCAGCTTTGCCACCCTCACGCCGCATCTGAACGCCGCGATCCTCGCTGCCGCCTCACCCCAAACAGCCAACGTCATCGACATCGGCTGCGGCGCGGGCGCGACCACGATGGCCACCGCGCACGCCCTCCCGAACGCGACCGTCACCGGGATAGATCTCTCCCCCACGCTGATCGAGACCGCCCGGCAACGCGCCGGCGACCAAACCAACGCGCAGTTCGAATGCGCCGACATCACCGTCGCCGCTGCGCACCACGCCCCGGTCGATCTCTACGTCTCGCGCCACGGCGTCATGTTCTTCGCCGACCCCGTCGCCGCCTTCGCCACGCTCGCCGCCGCCGCCGCGCCGGACGCGACCCTAGTCTTCTCGTGTTTCGCCGAGCGCGCCGCCAATCGCTGGGCCACCGAAACCATTGCCGCTACCGGTGGCGACGCGGACGCGCCGGCGACGACCGCGCCCGGCCCGTTCGCGTTCGCCGACCCCGGCCATGTCGCCGATATCCTCGCCAACGCGGGCTGGCATGCAGAACCGCCGCGCCGCATCGACTTTGCCTATCGCGCCGGCGGCGGGCCCGACCCGGTCGCCGACGCGGTCGACTATTTCCGCCGCATCGGCCCCGCGGCATCCGCGATCCGCGACTCGGCGCCCGAGGAACGCGAGCACTACATCGCGCGTCTCACCCAAGTCTGTGACCGTCACCGCATCGACGACACGGTGGAATTTCCCGCCGTCGCCTGGATCTGGACGGCGCGCACCGCGGCCGGATAA
- a CDS encoding 4-(cytidine 5'-diphospho)-2-C-methyl-D-erythritol kinase has protein sequence MPATTEPAPAKINLALHVRHRRPDGYHELETLFAFATDGDTVTVEAAQTNSFTITGPFAAALLTPPDTTPAEAGAQLGEGNDDTPRASHTVVGNAPWYGNLVTAAADAFTAAFAPNARHAITLEKHLPIASGIGGGSADAAATLRALVRLHGIAATDARLHAIAAKLGADVPACLANRTTLGTGKGDTLTNLEGLSGTPLLLVNPGVAVSTAAVFKNWDGQDRGPIPEGDLLTRATAGRNDLEPSALASAPVIADVRALLDAAHDVLLSRMSGSGATCFALFETAEARDATATAAQARGWWTLATTLAWFTSHCAPSS, from the coding sequence ATGCCCGCCACCACCGAACCCGCGCCTGCGAAGATCAACCTGGCGCTCCACGTCCGCCACCGCCGCCCCGACGGCTATCACGAGCTCGAAACGCTCTTCGCCTTCGCCACCGATGGCGACACCGTCACCGTCGAAGCCGCGCAGACCAACAGCTTCACCATCACCGGCCCTTTCGCCGCTGCGCTCCTGACTCCCCCCGACACTACCCCGGCGGAGGCCGGGGCCCAGTTGGGGGAGGGTAATGACGACACGCCACGCGCGTCACACACGGTCGTGGGCAATGCCCCTTGGTACGGCAACCTCGTGACTGCCGCCGCCGACGCCTTCACCGCCGCCTTCGCCCCGAACGCCCGTCACGCGATAACGCTGGAAAAGCACCTCCCCATCGCCTCGGGCATCGGCGGCGGCTCGGCCGATGCCGCCGCTACGCTCCGCGCGCTTGTGCGCCTCCACGGTATCGCCGCCACCGATGCGCGCCTGCACGCCATCGCCGCGAAGCTCGGCGCAGACGTCCCCGCGTGCCTAGCCAACCGCACCACGCTCGGCACCGGCAAGGGCGACACCCTTACAAACCTCGAAGGCCTGTCCGGCACGCCGCTTCTCCTGGTAAATCCCGGCGTCGCGGTCTCGACCGCCGCCGTCTTCAAGAATTGGGACGGGCAGGATCGCGGTCCGATCCCCGAAGGCGACCTTCTCACGCGTGCAACGGCAGGCCGCAACGATCTGGAGCCCTCCGCGCTGGCGTCGGCCCCGGTCATCGCTGACGTCCGCGCGCTGCTCGACGCGGCGCACGACGTCCTGCTGTCCAGAATGTCCGGCTCCGGCGCCACCTGCTTCGCCCTTTTCGAGACCGCCGAAGCCAGGGACGCCACCGCAACCGCCGCACAAGCCCGCGGCTGGTGGACGCTCGCCACGACGCTCGCCTGGTTCACCTCTCACTGCGCTCCGTCATCCTGA